Sequence from the Agarivorans sp. Alg241-V36 genome:
ATTACACATTATTCAGCAAGATGTTGAATTGGAGCGTGTAGAAGTTAATGCCATGCTGAGTGCTGCTAATAAAGGTAAGCCCGGTGTAGATGAACTAGCAGGGCAAACAGCGCGTTTGCTAAACGGCTTGCCGGTTGAGCCAACATTGTTTGCGCAACAACTGGCGTTTAACTTATTGCCAGAGCAGGGTGAGGAAGCGTTACTTGGTGCTAGCCAGTTTGAAGTTGAGTTAAGTGAGCAATGCCGAGCTATGTTGCAGTCTCCGGAACTTAACATCAATGTAAGCGCACAACATGTTCCGGTTTTTTATGGTGACACCTTGTCATTGCATTTGTACGGAACCTACTCCTTAGATTTACTAAGCATTAAAGAGTGGTTAACTAACCATCAAGCCTTTGAACTTGTTGAAGATGAGTTGGTTACGCCAGTAAGCAATATTGCTAACAGCGAATCGATAGTACTAAGCCGCTTACGTCAAAATCCAAATACAGAAAATGGTGTTAACTTGAGTTTAATGGCCAATAATCCGCAATCTGGAGTGGTGGCTAACGCGGCGCTAATCGCAGAAACTTTAATAAAACAATATATTTAAGCGAATTATGTTTAGATAATTGTCAATGCGCCGATAACTCTAGTTGAGGAAAAGCGTAGTAAAATGCGATCTAGGCGTAAACTGTTAGTTGTTTCGCTAGATCGCTGATTGTTAGCTGGTTATATTAAAGCAATAACAAAGGATTGAAGCGATTCAGTCTCTAGGAAGAAAACAAGGAAAAACTATGGGGCGGAAGATTTCCCTCGTTGCATTGTCGGCTGTTTTATCATTCTCAACTCTCAGTACAGCCATCGCACAAGAAACGGGTACCTTTTATGTTGAGTTAGTAGGGCCAGACGAAGTTGTTGGCGAACCTGAACAGCAAACATATGGGCCAGTGCGCAGCAATGACACTTTATGGGCTATTGCTAGTTTAAATCGTCCTTCTCGTTCAATCAGCGTATATCAAATGATGTTCGCGATATTGAATAAAAACCCCCAGGCTTTTAATAGTGGCAATATCAACTCCATTATTAACGGTAGCTATCTTACGCTTCCAACCCTTCAAGAAGCCCAAGCCATTAATCACCAAGCTGCGGTTCAGGCTTTAGCTCCGAAGAAAACCACTCAAGTGGTTGTGAGTAAACCAGTGGCACAAACCACTACCACCCAAGTTGCTCCTGCTGCTGCAACACCCAAAGCGGTTACTCCCGCTCGCCCAATGGCCGACGCTGGCGCCCTAGAGAAAACGCAAAAAGATTTGGACTCCTTACGTGATCGTTTAGAAACACGTATCGACGAGCTAGAGCAGTTAAAACGCCAAGAGTTTGATGTTCTAAAACAGCAAATGGATGAATCTAGCCAGCAAATGGTGGGTTTGGCTGAAGTTAATCATCGCATGAAAATGCGTATTCAAGAGTTAAGTGACGAGCTAGCCAGTATTCGTGAAGAGTTAAACGAAAACCGTCGCAATCAAACACAAATCTTACAATTGCTAGAAAAACCAAAAATCGAAGCCAGTGAGATGGACAAAGAAAGCAGCTCCGGTTTCTTTTCTTCGCCACTTAACATTGGCTTAGCGATATTTATTCCGATTTTGTTGATTGCGCTGGTTATTACCTTGTTGTTTAGACGCAAAGCTAAAAAAGAGCTAGAAGAACAAGATAAGGAAATGGCTGAATCAACCCTCAATATGATGGATGATGAAAACGACGAGTTTTCACAGCTATTTAGCGACAACTTAGAACCTGAAGACGGGCAAACCGAAGATTTAAATAGTCAGTTTGAGGAAGACGAACCCGACCTAAGTGTAGATGAAACCATCCCTGAGCCCGAAACGTTTGAAGATGACGTTGATGATCTAGAGCCAGAAATTGAAGAAGCTAGCTTTGAAGATTTTGCTGCTACCCAAGAAGAGGCTGACTCTAGCAATGAAATTTCACTTGATGATAGTGAAATGGCAGCTTTAGATGCCTTTGAATCTGACGACTTAGTGCCTTCTCTGGATGACGCCCCAGAAGAT
This genomic interval carries:
- a CDS encoding Asd/ArgC dimerization domain-containing protein, with the protein product MQQFHNVAIIGAESEQSQQLLNLLEQREFPAAQIFPLNIEATEELDDEEQESRLKWQGQSLDFAEAELLNWSEVSVAWLLSGEEAAIDMAEQARQLGCVIIDMVSANKEVYSWVHAAVNPEQVAEGLSERWLNCPSSLAGQLALLLHIIQQDVELERVEVNAMLSAANKGKPGVDELAGQTARLLNGLPVEPTLFAQQLAFNLLPEQGEEALLGASQFEVELSEQCRAMLQSPELNINVSAQHVPVFYGDTLSLHLYGTYSLDLLSIKEWLTNHQAFELVEDELVTPVSNIANSESIVLSRLRQNPNTENGVNLSLMANNPQSGVVANAALIAETLIKQYI
- a CDS encoding FimV/HubP family polar landmark protein, with the translated sequence MGRKISLVALSAVLSFSTLSTAIAQETGTFYVELVGPDEVVGEPEQQTYGPVRSNDTLWAIASLNRPSRSISVYQMMFAILNKNPQAFNSGNINSIINGSYLTLPTLQEAQAINHQAAVQALAPKKTTQVVVSKPVAQTTTTQVAPAAATPKAVTPARPMADAGALEKTQKDLDSLRDRLETRIDELEQLKRQEFDVLKQQMDESSQQMVGLAEVNHRMKMRIQELSDELASIREELNENRRNQTQILQLLEKPKIEASEMDKESSSGFFSSPLNIGLAIFIPILLIALVITLLFRRKAKKELEEQDKEMAESTLNMMDDENDEFSQLFSDNLEPEDGQTEDLNSQFEEDEPDLSVDETIPEPETFEDDVDDLEPEIEEASFEDFAATQEEADSSNEISLDDSEMAALDAFESDDLVPSLDDAPEDDVAVEEDSDSVISADDLAAALAMDDDEQDLFEVSEEGPAEDEELSFEDALKQQQEMEAELSEVSEQEKVDLDNIDLSAELDEDELTELEDPTASLEEEAGTLEDATADLEALSVAEETVETPEPETAPSREPEAFDLDDDFVDLTEFELEDPSIEAEEEAAADNVADISDFDSKLADLDLEPLAEETSPELSTEAVEETEDEVSDDDIDSMFASFGSDAFNEDAEATEQEELPSRSDIEEREFVDIDMLLNDADEENTEEADPYDSPSLDVELDSFPDVLPQEQPAVDVDANAEMASKLDLARAYLEIDDQDGAKKILQEVLISEDKNLKKEAEELLSRFS